The following DNA comes from Capsicum annuum cultivar UCD-10X-F1 unplaced genomic scaffold, UCD10Xv1.1 ctg3868, whole genome shotgun sequence.
GATCATGTGTCAGCCCTGTCGATGTGgtccagagttcaaactgagtttagACAAATctcattcggtggggcaaacctcaatGGGCAATATAAGTAAGCAAATCTTTCTCTACCTTTCTCTCTAGTGACGCATTTCATAGCCGTGTGGGTCTGGACCCAGAGCAGATAATATCACTAATGGGCGGGCTTGGGGGTCTCTCAGACCTTCGTGGTTCGAGATACCCATCACCGTCAGGGCCTCAACTCGGAACGTGACACCAATAATCTTTTGGTCTCTTTATGGTGTTCTCAAAAATTAAAGGGAAtgaacaaaccattatgattggCAATATGTTAAACAAATTTGTTAGCTTGGTTGTAACCTATGTGCTTCGactctttaaaaatatcaatCGACACGTGTTgaatactcttaaaatagtatattttataGCTCCTATATTTATTGTCACAGAGGTTCAACAAACATCATGTTGGAGTTAACATTGCCACAAATAAATTAAGGGGTCCCTCTGCTCATGTCTATTTTTTCACATGTCTTTTGTTTTTAAGTAAAATTGTACAAATAACAAATACATTCATACAAAATTAATTAATGTGTGATTAGGACACCATAATATTTCATTTAAACATGAGATGAAAATGGCGGAGCCAACATCTTAACTAAAgagttcaaaatcaaaaaatgtgAATAAAAGaattagtcgaagggggttcagtATCTTACTATcttctatatatacataaaaaataattttaagtttatataaataatatttaatttttcgtcgaagggggttGGATGAACCCCTCActatgggtgtcaaacgggccgggcagggccaacccggaaccggcccttctattttaaccgggttgagggtcGGTTAAGGGCCGATTTTGGCGCTAGACGggccgggccaaacagtaaaaaaaattaaaacNNNNNNNNNNNNNNNNNNNNNNNNNNNNNNNNNNNNNNNNNNNNNNNNNNNNNNNNNNNNNNNNNNNNNNNNNNNNNNNNNNNNNNNNNNNNNNNNNNNNNNNNNNNNNNNNNNNNNNNNNNNNNNNNNNNNNNNNNNNNNNNNNNNNNNNNNNNNNNNNNNNNNNNNNNNNNNNNNNNNNNNNNNNNNNNNNNNNNNNNNNNNNNNNNNNNNNNNNNNNNNNNNNNNNNNNNNNNNNNNNNNNNNNNNNNNNNNNNNNNNNNNNNNNNNNNNNNNNNNNNNNNNNNNNNNNNNNNNNNNNNNNNNNNNNNNNNNNNNNNNNNNNNNNNNNNNNNNNNNNNNNNNNNNNNNNNNNNNNNNNNNNNNNNNNNNNNNNNNNNNNNNNNNNNNNNNNNNNNNNNNNNNNNNNNNNNNNNNNNNNNNNNNNNNNNNNNNNNNNNNNNNNNNNNNNNNNNNNNNNNNNNNNNNNNNNNNNNNNNNNNNNNNNNNNNNNNNNNNNNNNNNNNNNNNNNNNNNNNNNNNNNNNNNNNNNNNNNNNNNNNNNNNNNNNNNNNNNNNNNNNNNNNNNNNNNNNNNNNNNNNNNNNNNNNNNNNNNNNNNNNNNNNNNNNNNNNNNNNNNNNNNNNNNNNNNNNNNNNNNNNNNNNNNNNNNNNNNNNNNNNNNNNNNNNNNNNNNNNNNNNNNNNNNNNNNNNNNNNNNNNNNNNNNNNNNNNNNNNNNNNNNNNNNNNNNNNNNNNNNNNNNNNNNNNNNNNNNNNNNNNNNNNNNNNNNNNNNNNNNNNNNNNNNNNNNNNNNNNNNNNNNNNNNNNNNNNNNNNNNNNNNNNNNNNNNNNNNNNNNNNNNNNNNNNNNNNNNNNNNNNNNNNNNNNNNNNNNNNNNNNNNNNNNNNNNNNNNNNNNNNNNNNNNNNNNNNNNNNNNNNNNNNNNNNNNNNNNNNNNNNNNNNNNNNNNNNNNNNNNNNNNNNNNNNNNNNNNNNNNNNNNNNNNNNNNNNNNNNNNNNNNNNNNNNNNNNNNNNNNNNNNNNNNNNNNNNNNNNNNNNNNNNNNNNNNNNNNNNNNNNNNNNNNNNNNNNNNNNNNNNNNNNNNNNNNNNNNNNNNNNNNNNNNNNNNNNNNNNNNNNNNNNNNNNNNNNNNNNNNNNNNNNNNNNNNNNNNNNNNNNNNNNNNNNNNNNNNNNNNNNNNNNNNNNNNNNNNNNNNNNNNNNNNNNNNNNNNNNNNNNNNNNNNNNNNNNNNNNNNNNNNNNNNNNNNNNNNNNNNNNNNNNNNNNNNNNNNNNNNNNNNNNNNNNNNNNNNNNNNNNNNNNNNNNNNNNNNNNNNNNNNNNNNNNNNNNNNNNNNNNNNNNNNNNNNNNNNNNNNNNNNNNNNNNNNNNNNNNNNNNNNNNNNNNNNNNNNNNNNNNNNNNNNNNNNNNNNNNNNNNNNNNNNNNNNNNNNNNNNNNNNNNNNNNNNNNNNNNNNNNNNNNNNNNNNNNNNNNNNNNNNNNNNNNNNNNNNNNNNNNNNNNNNNNNNNNNNNNNNNNNNNNNNNNNNNNNNNNNNNNNNNNNNNNNNNNNNNNNNNNNNNNNNNNNNNNNNNNNNNNNNNNNNNNNNNNNNNNNNNNNNNNNNNNNNNNNNNNNNNNNNNNNNNNNNNNNNNNNNNNNNNNNNNNNNNNNNNNNNNNNNNNNNNNNNNNNNNNNNNNNNNNNNNNNNNNNNNNNNNNNNNNNNNNNNNNNNNNNNNNNNNNNNNNNNNNNNNNNNNNNNNNNNNNNNNNNNNNNNNNNNNNNNNNNNNNNNNNNNNNNNNNNNNNNNNNNNNNNNNNNNNNNNNNNNNNNNNNNNNNNNNNNNNNNNNNNNNNNNNNNNNNNNNNNNNNNNNNNNNNNNNNNNNNNNNNNNNNNNNNNNNNNNNNNNNNNNNNNNNNNNNNNNNNNNNNNNNNNNNNNNNNNNNNNNNNNNNNNNNNNNNNNNNNNNNNNNNNNNNNNNNNNNNNNNNNNNNNNNNNNNNNNNNNNNNNNNNNNNNNNNNNNNNNNNNNNNNNNNNNNNNNNNNNNNNNNNNNNNNNNNNNNNNNNNNNNNNNNNNNNNNNNNNNNNNNNNNNNNNNNNNNNNNNNNNNNNNNNNNNNNNNNNNNNNNNNNNNNNNNNNNNNNNNNNNNNNNNNNNNNNNNNNNNNNNNNNNNNNNNNNNNNNNNNNNNNNNNNNNNNNNNNNNNNNNNNNNNNNNNNNNNNNNNNNNNNNNNNNNNNNNNNNNNNNNNNNNNNNNNNNNNNNNNNNNNNNNNNNNNNNNNNNNNNNNNNNNNNNNNNNNNNNNNNNNNNNNNNNNNNNNNNNNNNNNNNNNNNNNNNNNNNNNNNNNNNNNNNNNNNNNNNNNNNNNNNNNNNNNNNNNNNNNNNNNNNNNNNNNNNNNNNNNNNNNNNNNNNNNNNNNNNNNNNNNNNNNNNNNNNNNNNNNNNNNNNNNNNNNNNNNNNNNNNNNNNNNNNNNNNNNNNNNNNNNNNNNNNNNNNNNNNNNNNNNNNNNNNNNNNNNNNNNNNNNNNNNNNNNNNNNNNNNNNNNNNNNNNNNNNNNNNNNNNNNNNNNNNNNNNNNNNNNNNNNNNNNNNNNNNNNNNNNNNNNNNNNNNNNNNNNNNNNNNNNNNNNNNNNNNNNNNNNNNNNNNNNNNNNNNNNNNNNNNNNNNNNNNNNNNNNNNNNNNNNNNNNNNNNNNNNNNNNNNNNNNNNNNNNNNNNNNNNNNNNNNNNNNNNNNNNNNNNNNNNNNNNNNNNNNNNNNNNNNNNNNNNNNNNNNNNNNNNNNNNNNNNNNNNNNNNNNNNNNNNNNNNNNNNNNNNNNNNNNNNNNNNNNNNNNNNNNNNNNNNNNNNNNNNNNNNNNNNNNNNNNNNNNNNNNNNNNNNNNNNNNNNNNNNNNNNNNNNNNNNNNNNNNNNNNNNNNNNNNNNNNNNNNNNNNNNNNNNNNNNNNNNNNNNNNNNNNNNNNNNNNNNNNNNNNNNNNNNNNNNNNNNNNNNNNNNNNNNNNNNNNNNNNNTTTTTCGAGTTTTGTGTCTAAACTATTTAGTAGAAAACGTAAACAATCGATAGTTGATGTGGGTTTTGATAAATAGTCGGTGATAGGTTAGATAGTGAACTCTCACACCTGATAGTGAAAAAATTACCCTTTTTATTTGAGTTAATGGTCAACAATACACCTAAAATATTcgatttttcaagtttcaaacctAGACTATTAGGTGGGAAACAGGAATGATTGATAGTTGGTGTGTGCTTTGATAAATAGTTAGTGATAGATTACCCTTTTTATTTACGTTGATGGTCAAAAACATGCCTAAAGTATTCTACTTTTTGAGCTTTATACCTAAACTATCACGAAGGAACGAGAACATTGAAACTTGAGGTTTGTTTTGATTAATAGTTGGtgactatgttgctcggactcttcaaaaatgtcaacgggTGCGTGccagatccttcaaaaatagtgtatttatgaaggatccgacacggttgtggcaacatttttggagagtccgagcaacttaggttgGTGATAGGTTAGGTAAGAAACTCCGACAACTGATAGTTCAAGTACGGAACTCGAAAAATCCAGATACTTTTGGTGTAATTTTGACCGTTCgctctttttattttcatttctttgacAAAAGAAGATAACAGTGTTCTTACATATGCTTGTTTATGGCAGAAGCTAGTTTTAGTTTTATTGAATATACTTATACCTCTTGTTAAGTTCCCGAGTTCTCGAATTTTGTCATGTTATTTTGCTATTACTTAGATCTTCATTCGAGAGATTTCGAGAGATTTTCCACCTTGTTAGGTATTTTTGTTCTTTGATTTACGCTGGATTGACGTGAGAAATTCCACATGTTTCAGCTCCGCGATTGTTAACTTCGATAGTAATTATTGATGGAACCGAATCACGAACCATCTAGCGACAGTTATGCTGCTGATATCGCTTCCATCAGGCGAGCTCAAGTACGCATTGAGCCGTTTGCGCATAAAACTCCGGTCCTCACGTCAAAAACTTTAGATTCCATTTCTGGGAGAAAGCTGTACTTCAAATGTGAATGCTTTCAGAAGGGGTGAGAAGTTATTTAACGTAGAACGGAAGGATTTCTTTCAACGTAGTTTCTGTTTTGTCGTGAACTAAAGTTTCTGCTATTTGTTCGTGCGATTTGTCAGTGGAGCTTTTAAATTCCGAGGGGCGTGCAATGCTGTTTTTTCGCTTGATGATGATCAGGCCACTAAAGGAGTTGTAACTCATAGCAGGTATGTTCGGAGCTTTACGCTTTCTGTGGTTAAACTGTCTATGGATTATCGCCTAATCTACTTCCCGTTGAATTTAGTGGAAATCATGCTGCAGCGCTCGCTTTGGCTGCAAACCTACGGGGCATCCCAGCCTATATAGTTATACCAAAAAATGCTCCAAAATGCAAAGTCGAGAATGTCAAACGTTATGGTGGTCAGGTTATTTGGAGTGAGCCATCGATGGAGTCTCGAGAGGAGATTGCAAACAAAGTGTTGAATGATACCGGTGCTGTTCTTATTCATCCCTATAATGATGGGTGCATTATAAGGTAACATTGTTTTTCTCTGTCGTTTTGAAATAGATAACTGGTTTTTTCGCTTCTCAACTATGAAAAACATCGAGGGGGGCTCGAAAGCCCCCACAGAAGCCTCAGAGTATTTGGAGGCATGTGTCAATGGTCCTTGTACACGATGATTTCACCTTCTCGACATTTGTGTGGTCTTTACAGTGGGCAGGGTACGATATCCCTCGAGCTTTTGGAACAGGCTTCCGAAATTGACACTTTAATAGTTCCAATTAGCGGTAAATCAACTCTTTAAAGACTTTGATATATCGTTTTATTCAAATCTTTAATCTGTTGATCAGCCTCGTTTTCTGGTGTGGAATGAAGGTGGTGGTCTGATATCGGGAGTTGCGTTGGCTGCCAAGGCCATTAATCCGGGCATTCTCATTTTGGCTGCCGAACCATTGGGCGCGGATGATGCTTTCCAGTCAAAGATCAACGGCAGGATTACTAAGTTATCCGAGGTCAACACTATTGCCGATGGCCTTCGAGCTTTTCTCGGAGACCTTACATGGTAACGTCTTAGATCTCCTTCTACTCCAAATTACCTGTGCTTATTTGTAGCTTTTCGCTGTAAAAATCAAAGGTTAGTTGGCCATAAGATCGGCATAACTCAATGTTTTAGAGATCGTGCGATTCTTTTTAGCTATGTTGcttggattcttcaaaaatactaTTGGTAAAGATCAATTATAATGTCTAGGTTTTCGTTGGAGCTAGTATGAAATGATGTCCGCCCCTAAGCGAGGGGTCGGaagtcatttttctcattttgatgGAGAACTTTTCTGAAGGTGAGCgttggagtaactagtaaagttgttgtcatgtgaccaggaggtcacaggttcgaATAGTTGAAACAGCCCCTGGCAGAACTGTAAGTTGAGTCTGCGTACAGTAAACCCTTGTGGTTCGGCCCTTCCTCGAACCTCGTGCATAGTGAGATGTTTAATGCACCGGACTgtcgttttgttttgtttgatggAGAGCTTTTCTGGTAACTATACATCCAAAAATGACTTTGAGCTACGACTTCACCGGCTGGTACTTCTTCATCGTCTTATATTCCGTATCTCGGGAACCCCCTAGCTCTTGATCTCGGACCTGTCATACAAAACACATCCTTAACTTTGCTTTTCCGACTAGACGATTTGATAAATGATATCTAACATTTACCTTTACCATCGAACAGGCCTATCGTCCGCGATCTCGTGGATGATGTCATCGTTGTTGATGACGACGAGATACTACAAGCTATGAGACTTTGCTATGAAATTCTAAAAATTGCAGTTGAACCAAGTGGAGCTATTGGCCTTGCAGCTGTTCTTTCtgatagttttaaaaaaaatccatctTATTGTGAATGCAATAATATTGGCATTGTAATTTCTGGAGGCAATGTTGATCTTGGTGTGCTTTGGAATCTCCGAGGACGTGACCCTCGATAGGAAGTTGTCAAGGAGGCGGAGTATTGTTTCAAAATGTCGTATCGTTGGTTGTATTACTCGGTGAATCTTGTTTATGGTGTTATCGGGTGTGGTGATTTTTATTGTATCGTGTCCTTTTACTGTTCcttgtctagattgttttatcttgagtcggcggtctatcggaaacagcctatCTATCTCGCCTCTGAGGTAGTCGTATGGACTGCGTACGCTTACGCTCTCTTGATCCCGcatggtgggaatatactggtatgttgttgtcgttgttgccGTCGTTTGTATGCAATGTCGCCCTTCAATGGAACCAACTTTTGTATGAATCGTGTATTCTCGTAGTTTCTTGTTCTTTGATTTTTGGATCGTATTATTTCATTGTTGTTACTGTTCTTTTGTTCTGAATTGCCTTTGTCAACATGTTACGAAGCTCCAGTCTTCTAGAGGAGCGTTCATGCGTGAATACTTTAAGTAGGCCCGCCATCGATGCTAAGAGCACCTCCATCTTCAACTATAAAGCGGTTTAAGGAGGGTCCTAACTAAATATAACACAAACTACCATTCCATTTATCATATCAATTGACACAATATCATCCCGCCTGAGGGCCGCCTGTCTTTCGACCCAAAGCACGTCTGGGCCTCGGGTACACCCAAAAATTCGTGGGCTAACATCCAtcgatttggttcgaaaatgaCCCGTTCCGCcgttcgcccgtttgaccacccaaaaggcCCTGCCGACCCCATCGGGCCACCCTAGACTGCTCCTCAGCCTGCCTGGAGGCCACCGCTCGATTTTGAGCCCAAAACACTCCCGGACCCCCACCCACCTCGAGAGCCATGAGCTAACACCTACCGATTTAGGCCGTTATCGATTCATTCTTGCTGGAGGTTTAGAGCCGAGAGGTAATAGGCAATGATTGGGGAGTCGTACGTCTGCCGCAGTATACTTTCAGGCGAGCTCAATCTCGGGTCTCTTTGTAATGCTTTCCTTATTAGTTTTCATGTTTTCTCCATCGTcgtatttcctttttttttacctTATATCTGCTTCTGTTGCTGCTCTTGAGCTGCGATTTTTTCGGAAACAACATCTCTATCATATAATTTTGAAGATTATAGTCTTGACGATCCATATTTCGAACCAACCTATCCATTAATGAACTTTACGTTACATGAATTCAGATTAATCGAATCAATAAATTTCGAACATCGAATAATTATAAAAGTATATTATTAGAAGGTGCCTCGATAAGTGAGACAATGTGTGACATGTGACATACAATTAATGTTAGTCTGAAAGTACATTAAATACCATTCTCTCCGTTtcgaaataaatgaattgttgaattttgacatacagattaagaaaaaagcatcaaagacataaatttaacataaatttttatttttacccttgaAGTCtcttttatacaaaaaaaaaaaaaaaaaaaactgcagtCTCTTTTGCTTGTCAAATAATAAgagtaattttgaaaaaaaaaaaatcaatgattcacttattttgaaatattaataaatatttcaacaattcatttattccAAAACGGAGGAAGTATCTCATATGATTTGACATTTAAAAAATTGTCAATTCGTAACTCCATATTTGATCACGATGCCcaatataaaaagataatggGTGATGGGacccttttcaaaaaaaaaaattatcaaaatttattttacatagTGATCTTAAAcatatcatatttaaaaattattttaaaaaagtacattatttttttAACAGACTAAATATGGAAGTAACTTAGTAAGAACAAATTAAATTGAAAGGGgagtaatatttaaaatttataataataataataatatattcagtataaTTTCAGAGATTTTTGTTTTCGTTTTTGTGATACTATAACTTTTGCTAGTCCAATTTTCTAATACCCCGTGATCTATGACCAAATTTTCTACAATACACTCCAACTTTacagggtcctattaccctcagAACTCATTTTTaaggtatttttgtcattttttttgtgCTGATGTGGTatcttttgtcaaccttttttgCTAGCGTGACACCTTTGACGTGGGCCTCATTTATATGTAATAAAGGTGTTACGTCAGTAAAAAAAGGTgtcaaaaatacgttaaaattgagttcaggaatAATAGgaccctgtgaagttggagtgtgtcgtagcaactttgctCATAGTTCGAGCGGTatcgtatgtatatatatatatatatatatatactagatatcaAAGGTCCGTgctagcacgggcccaatatatgctattttttagtctcaatttatatgatgcaaataaaattttgataattaattatattttgaatattttttagatattttaaatcgctagctattgtaatttacaatagttttttgacattgtaatttactattttaagttgttagccattataatttataatactctccttgtccaaagttttgtagcattgatagtctattataattttagaataatttaagtttttaattactgaaatttataatactttttcttttattttaatttaagtgacactgatataatttcgagagtcaatcaaatatcacgattaaAGCccgaagtagacatgtcttaaatcactcataataacttattagaagtgatacaataaaattactataaaaatagttgtgaaaaaaatttaagcgggcctcatataagatgtcaagttaatttaaaatatcaataattaatttatctttttttgtttattttatttttttattaaatacttttttaatatttagatgactcataataattaattagggataaaataataaaattacgattgaaataattgaagcaaacatgtcataaatgtctattttactaatttttttgttaaatattattaattttttaatatgtaaatgacatataataatcaattaggaaataatttattagaagtggtataacaaaattaatataaaaaatagttgtgaaaaaaatttagacaGACCTTATATAAAatgttaagttaatttaaaacttcaatagtttatttatcatttttttatttattttatcttttttattaaatattattaatttttttaatacttaaatgagttatagtaattaattaggaatgaaataataaaattatggttgaagcaagcagacatgtcataaatgtatattttattttttgttaaatattattaatttttaatacttaaataacatataataattaattaggagtgatcaTGAATTAATACTTAAATGtcctatagtaattaattagggatgaaatagaaaaattatgGTTAAAACAGCTAAAGCAtatatgtcataaatgtttattttatatttttattaaataatattaattttttagtatctaaataatatataataattaattagagttaatatagtaaaattacggattAAGCAGGCACGACGACTGCCTCCTGCTTCCGAgcctttctctctctatatatatcccTTACCTTTCCAATTAAATTCTTGTACTTGACacaaatctatatatatacacaaaacaACAGCAATAATGTACCATACATcaatgcaaaattaaaaaaagaaaaatatt
Coding sequences within:
- the LOC107851618 gene encoding serine racemase yields the protein MEPNHEPSSDSYAADIASIRRAQVRIEPFAHKTPVLTSKTLDSISGRKLYFKCECFQKGGAFKFRGACNAVFSLDDDQATKGVVTHSSGNHAAALALAANLRGIPAYIVIPKNAPKCKVENVKRYGGQVIWSEPSMESREEIANKVLNDTGAVLIHPYNDGCIISGQGTISLELLEQASEIDTLIVPISGGGLISGVALAAKAINPGILILAAEPLGADDAFQSKINGRITKLSEVNTIADGLRAFLGDLTWPIVRDLVDDVIVVDDDEILQAMRLCYEILKIAVEPSGAIGLAAVLSDSFKKNPSYCECNNIGIVISGGNVDLGVLWNLRGRDPR